DNA from Candidatus Woesearchaeota archaeon:
AGACCGAGCTGGATTGCTGCATCGAGCACTCTTTCCCCTGCTGTTGCGCTGTCTGTTTCAGAAGGGAGGTTTATATCGCTGAAGATCAGATCGAGGCTTGTGTTTTGTTCGGATATCACCTCTTTTGCCTGTGTTTCTGTTGATGCCTCCAGTATGTTCCTTCTTTGGTAGCCCTCAAGCACAAATGACTCTATGAGCTCTCTCCTTTCATCCGGATTGTCCTCTACAATGAGTATCCTGGAATATTGTTTTACCATCCTTTCCAGGTTGACGCCTTCATATCTTTTCATTCCTTGTTCAAAATCCAAAATACCACCTGAAATTCCAACAGATATTGGGTCTTTCTTATTTTATTTATATTTTCCCACACTGGATTCCTGACTGATATGGGACAAAATGTTGGGCAAAATGTGGAAAATACCGCAGGATGGAGCTTTTATGCTTCAGATTAAGTGGGTCATTTTAATTGTTTTTGGTATCCCCGGATAGGATTACAATAGTTATGGTAGAGCCATAACTTTGGTTGGTAATCCGGATTGGTGATCTCAATTGATGGCCTTGTCTTCAAGGATGAAGAAGAAGGGTATCACTATCAGTTCTGCGATTATTGAGAGCACTATTATGAAGGATATGCTGAATATTGATGCCAGTATCCCTCCGATTACCGGCCCCAGGAGCGAGCCGATCCCTGTGAATGTGTCGAAATATGCGAGGTATTCTGCCCTGTTATGCTCAGGCACATAATCGAACATGAGGAGATATCCCATCATGTCAAATCCTCCTATTCCTGATCCCATGACTATGTTGGCTACAACAATTAGTATCGGATCCTTGGCTATTGCATATCCGACAAGCCCCAGTGTCGTCAGGACTGCCCCGTAGATGAAGCATGTTTTCCTGCCCAGCCTGGCCTGCGCCTTCTCCCATATCCTCTCTGTGAAGAGCTTTGACAGCACCATGACAGCGACAGTCAGTGCCAGGAAGCTGTTTGACGCTCCCAGGTCCTTGACTATGTAGATGCTCAGGAACCCGAGGGTTATTGTGCTTGCGAGCGACCAGAAGAAAACGAGCAGAGTGAACTGCCTGAGAGCTTTCTGTTTGGAGAAATAATGCCTGAGCAGCACAAAGGTGTTGCTTTCGACCAGTCTTTTCTTGGTTGATTCGTAGGCGTCCTTCACTCTTCCCAGCGATGCTATTATCATTATCATACAGAGGAAGCCGAGTAGGAAGAGGAATTGGATGCCCATGAATCTGAGGAGCAGGCTTGCAGAGACCGATGCGATGAATGAGAAGGTGTAATGTATCAGATGCAGGTTTCCCACTATGTTGGCTCTGTTTTTTTTCTTTGTCATCTCATAGAACCATGCATCCCAGGTCGGCGCGCTCATTGAGAAAACGAGACCCTGCCCTACGACGAGGATGAAGAACAGGTGTATTGATCTCGTGTTTATCATCGGCAGGAATAGGAGCCCCCAGAAGAAGATGCCTAGCAGTACGAATATCTTCCTTCTTTTCATTTTGTCTGAGAGGTGCGCAAACACGATGCTGAAGAGCATTGTGCTGAACTCTCTCAGGCCTGTCATTATCCCTATCAGGCTCTTCATGAATCCGAGCTCATAGGCAAAAAGTGTTATGAAAGGGTCGATGAGAGAGACTGCGAATGAAAGGAATGCCTGGCCTGAGTAGATGTACCTGAAATTCTTGGTTGGTTCCCGTCTGTTTTTTTCTGCATCCGCAGGGTACTCAGCTGGACCTGCTGGGCTGTTTCGTCTGGTGAGATGGTCATATTTATGGTACTTGTAATAGCTATGATATCCTCTTTTCAGAAAATGTGGCTTTTTTAACATATATATTAAATAAGCATAGTCACTTTTTAAATATTGCTGTTTCGGGTGTTATTGGTATTATTCCAGTTATCCCTGTTATTACAATTATTAGGGTATTAGGATTTAAGGTATTAGGATTAAAGGTATCAGGATTTAATGTATTAGGATTAAAGGC
Protein-coding regions in this window:
- a CDS encoding MFS transporter, encoding MLKKPHFLKRGYHSYYKYHKYDHLTRRNSPAGPAEYPADAEKNRREPTKNFRYIYSGQAFLSFAVSLIDPFITLFAYELGFMKSLIGIMTGLREFSTMLFSIVFAHLSDKMKRRKIFVLLGIFFWGLLFLPMINTRSIHLFFILVVGQGLVFSMSAPTWDAWFYEMTKKKNRANIVGNLHLIHYTFSFIASVSASLLLRFMGIQFLFLLGFLCMIMIIASLGRVKDAYESTKKRLVESNTFVLLRHYFSKQKALRQFTLLVFFWSLASTITLGFLSIYIVKDLGASNSFLALTVAVMVLSKLFTERIWEKAQARLGRKTCFIYGAVLTTLGLVGYAIAKDPILIVVANIVMGSGIGGFDMMGYLLMFDYVPEHNRAEYLAYFDTFTGIGSLLGPVIGGILASIFSISFIIVLSIIAELIVIPFFFILEDKAIN